In one window of Acidovorax sp. HDW3 DNA:
- a CDS encoding pseudouridine synthase, with protein sequence MHNPHDPRVLPMRDGVNPSCVVLPSQGQGSLLDFLCQRLPAVARADWCQRMAAGEVVDEFGQCVTPERNFAPGIRLYYYRALAQEAAIPFEAEVLYQDEHLLVADKPHFLPVVPGGAYLQHTLLVRLKRALGLAELSPIHRIDRDTAGLVLFSVQRATRGRYQALFRERSVHKVYEAIAPWRPELHFPREHRSRLQECGHFFRMHEAPGEANSCTRMSIIEVAAPWARYRLEPVSGKRHQLRVHMAALGLPLRGDAFYPEVNDPPPGDYSRPLQLLARELAFCDPVTGQERAFASRRQLQAL encoded by the coding sequence ATGCACAACCCCCACGACCCGCGCGTGCTACCCATGCGCGACGGCGTCAACCCCAGCTGCGTCGTACTGCCGTCGCAGGGCCAGGGCAGCCTGCTCGACTTCCTGTGCCAGCGCCTGCCCGCCGTGGCGCGCGCCGACTGGTGCCAGCGCATGGCAGCGGGCGAGGTGGTGGATGAGTTCGGCCAGTGCGTCACGCCCGAACGCAACTTCGCCCCCGGCATTCGCCTGTACTACTACCGGGCGCTGGCGCAGGAGGCGGCCATCCCCTTCGAGGCCGAAGTGCTCTACCAGGACGAGCACCTGCTGGTGGCCGACAAACCGCACTTCCTGCCCGTGGTGCCCGGCGGCGCCTACCTGCAGCACACGCTGCTGGTGCGCCTCAAGCGTGCGCTGGGTCTGGCCGAGCTCTCGCCCATCCACCGCATCGACCGTGACACCGCCGGCCTGGTGCTGTTTTCAGTGCAACGCGCCACGCGCGGGCGCTACCAGGCGCTGTTTCGCGAGCGCAGCGTGCACAAGGTGTACGAGGCCATCGCCCCCTGGCGCCCAGAGCTGCACTTTCCGCGCGAACACCGCAGCCGGCTGCAGGAATGCGGGCACTTCTTTCGGATGCACGAGGCGCCGGGCGAGGCCAACAGCTGCACGCGCATGTCCATCATCGAAGTGGCCGCCCCCTGGGCGCGCTACCGCCTCGAACCGGTGAGCGGCAAGCGCCACCAGCTGCGCGTACACATGGCCGCGCTCGGCCTGCCGCTGCGTGGCGACGCGTTCTACCCCGAGGTGAATGACCCGCCGCCGGGCGACTATTCCCGCCCCCTGCAACTGCTGGCACGGGAACTGGCGTTTTGCGACCCGGTGACGGGGCAGGAGCGGGCCTTTGCCAGCCGGCGGCAGCTGCAGGCGTTGTGA
- the sbcB gene encoding exodeoxyribonuclease I, whose protein sequence is MHTFYWHDYETFGATPRRDRPAQFAGIRTDAELNEIGAPLMLYCRPAPDYLPEPEACLITGITPQLCLEKGVPEHEFARRIEAELAQPGTIGVGYNTIRFDDEVTRHLFWRNLIDPYAREWQNQCGRWDLLDVVRMCYALRPDGIVWPKKDDGTPSFKLEDLCRANAIAHEAAHDALSDVRATIALARLVRQHNPRLFDFALSLHKKDRVAQELRLPTTQQTARPFLHVSGMFGTERGCLAVMWPLASHPTNKNELLAWDLAQDPSVLASLGADELRQRLFTRQADLPEGVTRLALKSVHLNKSPMVVGNLNTLTPALAQRWGIDLAQAARHAEAARALPDMSALWAEAFARPAPAEAPDVEQDLYGGFIGNEDRQRLNRLRALAPAELAQAHPGFDDPRLPELVFRWRARNHPASLTPPEQQRWLAHCAARLLHGAGGGLTVQALFDRIDPLMEQAQERDDERAQELLAALYDWAEELAAALDSE, encoded by the coding sequence ATGCACACTTTTTACTGGCACGACTACGAAACCTTTGGCGCCACGCCCCGGCGCGACCGCCCGGCGCAGTTCGCCGGCATCCGCACCGATGCCGAGTTGAACGAGATCGGCGCGCCCCTGATGCTCTACTGCCGCCCGGCGCCCGACTACCTGCCCGAGCCCGAGGCCTGCCTGATCACCGGCATCACGCCCCAGCTGTGCCTGGAAAAAGGCGTGCCCGAGCACGAGTTCGCACGCCGCATCGAGGCCGAGCTGGCGCAGCCGGGCACCATTGGCGTGGGCTACAACACCATCCGCTTCGACGACGAGGTCACGCGCCACCTGTTCTGGCGCAACCTGATCGACCCCTACGCGCGCGAGTGGCAAAACCAATGCGGCCGCTGGGATTTGCTCGACGTGGTGCGCATGTGCTACGCCCTGCGCCCGGACGGCATCGTCTGGCCGAAGAAGGACGACGGCACGCCCAGCTTCAAGCTCGAAGACCTGTGCCGCGCCAATGCCATTGCGCACGAGGCGGCGCACGATGCGCTCTCGGACGTGCGCGCCACCATCGCCCTGGCGCGCCTGGTGCGCCAGCACAACCCGCGCCTGTTCGACTTTGCCCTGTCGCTGCACAAGAAAGACCGCGTGGCGCAGGAGCTGCGCCTGCCGACCACGCAGCAGACGGCACGGCCATTCCTGCACGTCTCGGGCATGTTCGGCACCGAGCGCGGCTGCCTGGCCGTGATGTGGCCGCTGGCGAGCCACCCGACGAACAAAAACGAGCTGCTGGCCTGGGACCTGGCGCAAGACCCCTCGGTGCTCGCCAGCCTGGGCGCAGACGAACTGCGCCAGCGCCTGTTCACACGCCAGGCCGACCTGCCCGAGGGCGTGACGCGCCTGGCGCTCAAAAGCGTGCACCTGAACAAATCGCCCATGGTGGTGGGCAACCTCAACACCCTCACGCCCGCGCTGGCCCAGCGCTGGGGCATAGACCTGGCGCAGGCCGCGCGCCACGCCGAGGCCGCGCGCGCGCTGCCGGACATGAGCGCGCTCTGGGCCGAGGCGTTTGCGCGCCCGGCCCCGGCCGAGGCGCCGGACGTGGAGCAGGACTTGTACGGCGGCTTCATCGGCAACGAAGACCGCCAGCGCCTGAACCGCCTGCGCGCCCTGGCGCCGGCGGAGCTGGCGCAGGCGCACCCGGGCTTTGACGACCCGCGCCTGCCGGAGCTGGTGTTTCGCTGGCGCGCGCGCAACCACCCCGCCAGCCTGACGCCGCCCGAGCAGCAGCGCTGGCTGGCGCATTGCGCCGCACGCCTGCTGCACGGCGCTGGCGGGGGCCTGACGGTGCAGGCCCTGTTCGACCGCATCGACCCGCTGATGGAGCAGGCCCAGGAGCGCGACGACGAGCGTGCGCAAGAGCTGCTGGCGGCGCTGTACGACTGGGCCGAGGAGTTGGCAGCGGCCCTGGATTCTGAATAA